One Paenibacillus crassostreae DNA segment encodes these proteins:
- the glcT gene encoding glucose PTS transporter transcription antiterminator GlcT, translating into MSSIQVSKVLNNNVIIADHPKYREVVVIGKGIGFNRKSGDDLALTIAEKMFILTNQQEQEQYKQLIPQIAENLIEVVNEGILYIMEHSKVPLNEHIQIALTDHISFAIKRSEQGIAIHYPFLFETKEMYPDEYRMAEYVVDLIRKRFDVDLEDDEVGFVALHIHSALTDQHITEVKQHSQLVADLVQVVEESMEYTIPRDSLDYSRLLTHLRFAIERVRSGHIDQDVGSLDKLLYQEYPELYSLAWKMTKIMEQRLRMPVSPSEVSYLTVHLQRADEKRNAQIR; encoded by the coding sequence ATGAGCAGTATTCAAGTATCTAAGGTATTGAATAATAATGTAATAATTGCTGATCATCCGAAGTATAGGGAAGTTGTAGTTATAGGTAAAGGGATAGGTTTCAATCGTAAGTCAGGTGACGACTTGGCGTTGACTATCGCTGAAAAAATGTTTATCTTAACCAACCAGCAAGAACAAGAGCAATATAAACAATTAATTCCACAAATAGCTGAGAACCTCATTGAAGTAGTCAATGAAGGTATTCTATATATTATGGAGCACAGCAAAGTTCCTCTGAATGAACATATTCAGATTGCATTAACAGATCATATCTCATTTGCTATTAAACGTTCTGAGCAAGGAATTGCGATCCACTATCCGTTTTTATTCGAAACTAAAGAAATGTACCCTGATGAGTATCGTATGGCGGAATATGTGGTTGATTTAATTCGTAAGAGATTTGATGTAGATCTTGAAGATGATGAAGTTGGCTTTGTGGCATTGCATATCCATAGTGCTCTTACAGACCAGCATATTACTGAGGTGAAGCAGCATTCTCAACTAGTAGCTGATTTAGTTCAGGTTGTAGAAGAAAGTATGGAATATACAATCCCACGTGATTCATTGGATTATTCAAGACTTCTTACGCATTTACGCTTTGCTATTGAACGAGTTCGTAGTGGTCATATAGATCAAGATGTAGGTTCCCTGGATAAATTACTATATCAAGAGTATCCAGAGTTATACTCGTTGGCTTGGAAAATGACCAAAATCATGGAGCAAAGATTACGTATGCCTGTTTCCCCCTCCGAGGTGAGTTATCTAACGGTACATCTTCAAAGGGCTGATGAGAAAAGAAATGCTCAAATTCGATAA